One genomic window of Aquisalimonas sp. 2447 includes the following:
- a CDS encoding ATP-binding protein, with the protein MELQSLDFATDTARTGFRLQRMEVYNWGTFHDRVWSIQPEGDNSLLTGDIGSGKSTLVDAITTLLVPAQRITYNKAAGAEAKERSLRSYVLGYYKSQRGDDATASRSVALRDHNSYSVILAHFYNEGFHLGVTLAQVFHFRDTQGQPERFYVVADQPLTITEHFAGFGSDLANLRKRLRQMPNVELFDTFPPYGGAFRRRFGIDSDQALELFNQTVSMKSVGNLTEFVRSHMLEAFPVAERIRALIDHFDDLNRAHEAVLKAKAQIQALEPLVADTDEHATVAADIDELKGCREALRPWFASLKRELLDKRLDNLQQTLARLNHRIDGLDEQRREQRARRDELKQAIADNGGDRLERIKAELERKRGERDERQRQAERYRELAHALELPDATDSGTFTANRQALDTALERTESRRSEVQNAVTEASVDLRTLKAQHEEIDTELASLRQRRSNIPANMLTIRERLCEALELGADDIPFVGELIQVRDDERDWEGAIERVLHNFGLSLLVPDSQYRNVADWVERTHLRGRLVYFRVREHKHSAPPDLRPDSLVRKLAIRPESAYYGWLERELARRFDYACCADLQQFRRETHALTRAGQIKAGGERHEKDDRHRIDDRSRFVLGWSNEAKIAALEHEAEGLARRMQEAGERIATLQQEEHSLQEQRDRIQALAHYTDFRQIDWQPLAEEIHRLDAEYRSLQEQSDILRTLEEQLAELEREQTATDDAITEANREHSKAEHRREEAEQQRTECDTLLAATPEDAQAHYFPKLAAMRDEALGEHTLSVESCDNREREMREWLQKRIDTRESRLKTLRDRIIDAMRGFQNAWPLETREVDVSVDAAGDYRAMLEQLQGDDLPRFEARFKELLNENTIREVAAFQSELHRQRQAIRERIDTINRSLHEIEYNRGRYIKLLAEPTTDPDIRDFQQELRACTEGAITGSEDEQYSEAKFLQVKAIIERFRGREGTTDADQRWRRKVTDVRNWFAFSASERWREDDTEYEHYADSGGKSGGQKEKLAYTVLAASLAYQFGLEWGEERSRSFRFVVIDEAFGRGSDDSARYGLELFQRLNLQLLIVTPLQKIHIIEPFVASVGFVHSNDNSESLLRNLTIEEYHAEKAARRAAQ; encoded by the coding sequence ATGGAACTCCAATCCCTCGACTTCGCCACCGACACTGCCCGCACCGGCTTCCGGCTGCAGCGCATGGAGGTCTACAACTGGGGCACGTTCCACGACCGGGTGTGGAGCATCCAGCCCGAGGGTGACAACAGCCTGCTCACCGGCGATATCGGCTCCGGCAAGTCCACCCTGGTGGATGCCATCACCACCCTGCTGGTGCCCGCCCAGCGCATCACCTACAACAAAGCCGCCGGCGCCGAGGCGAAAGAGCGCAGCCTGCGCTCGTACGTGCTTGGCTACTACAAATCCCAGCGCGGCGACGACGCCACCGCCAGCCGCTCCGTCGCCCTGCGCGACCACAACAGCTACTCCGTCATCCTGGCGCATTTCTACAACGAGGGCTTCCACCTGGGCGTGACCCTGGCGCAGGTGTTCCATTTCCGGGACACCCAGGGCCAGCCGGAGCGCTTCTACGTGGTCGCCGACCAGCCGCTCACCATCACCGAGCACTTCGCCGGCTTCGGCAGCGATCTCGCCAACCTGCGCAAGCGCCTGCGGCAGATGCCCAACGTGGAGCTGTTCGACACCTTCCCGCCCTACGGCGGCGCATTCCGCCGGCGCTTCGGCATCGACTCCGACCAGGCGCTGGAGCTATTCAACCAGACCGTGTCCATGAAGTCCGTGGGCAACCTCACGGAGTTCGTGCGCAGCCACATGCTCGAGGCCTTCCCCGTGGCCGAGCGCATCCGCGCGCTCATCGACCACTTCGACGACCTCAACCGCGCCCACGAGGCAGTCCTCAAGGCCAAGGCACAGATCCAGGCCCTGGAGCCGCTGGTGGCGGATACCGACGAGCACGCCACGGTGGCCGCCGACATCGACGAACTCAAGGGCTGCCGCGAAGCCCTGCGCCCCTGGTTCGCCAGCCTCAAGCGCGAACTGCTGGACAAGCGTCTGGACAACCTGCAGCAGACCCTCGCCCGGCTGAATCACCGCATCGACGGTCTCGACGAGCAGCGCCGGGAGCAGCGCGCCCGGCGGGACGAACTCAAGCAGGCCATCGCCGACAACGGCGGCGACCGGCTGGAGCGCATCAAGGCAGAGCTGGAGCGAAAACGCGGCGAGCGGGACGAGCGCCAGCGCCAGGCCGAACGCTACCGGGAGCTGGCCCACGCCCTGGAACTGCCGGACGCCACCGACAGCGGCACCTTCACCGCCAACCGCCAGGCCCTGGACACCGCCCTGGAGCGCACGGAATCCCGCCGCTCGGAAGTGCAAAACGCCGTCACCGAGGCCAGCGTCGACCTGCGCACTCTGAAAGCCCAGCACGAGGAGATCGACACCGAGCTGGCGTCGCTACGCCAGCGCCGCTCCAACATCCCCGCCAACATGCTCACTATTCGCGAGCGCCTGTGCGAGGCCCTGGAGCTGGGCGCCGACGACATCCCCTTCGTTGGCGAACTCATCCAGGTCCGCGACGACGAGCGCGACTGGGAAGGCGCCATCGAGCGGGTGCTGCACAACTTCGGGCTGTCACTGCTGGTCCCCGACAGCCAGTACCGCAACGTGGCGGACTGGGTGGAGCGCACCCACCTGCGCGGACGCCTGGTGTATTTCCGCGTGCGCGAGCACAAGCACTCTGCGCCCCCGGACCTGCGGCCGGATTCGCTGGTGCGCAAACTGGCTATCCGGCCGGAGTCCGCCTACTACGGCTGGCTGGAGCGGGAACTGGCGCGCCGGTTCGACTACGCCTGCTGCGCCGACCTGCAGCAGTTCCGGCGCGAGACCCATGCGCTGACCCGTGCCGGGCAGATCAAGGCCGGCGGCGAGCGCCACGAGAAGGACGACCGCCACCGCATCGACGACCGCTCCCGTTTCGTGCTCGGCTGGAGCAACGAAGCCAAGATCGCCGCCCTGGAACACGAGGCCGAGGGCCTGGCCCGGCGGATGCAGGAAGCCGGCGAGCGCATTGCCACCCTGCAGCAGGAAGAGCACTCGCTGCAGGAGCAGCGCGACCGCATCCAAGCCCTGGCCCACTACACCGACTTCCGCCAGATCGACTGGCAGCCGCTGGCCGAGGAGATCCACCGGCTGGACGCCGAGTACCGCAGCCTCCAGGAGCAGTCGGACATCCTGCGCACCCTGGAGGAGCAGCTCGCCGAACTGGAGCGGGAACAGACCGCCACCGACGATGCCATCACGGAGGCCAACCGCGAGCACAGCAAGGCCGAGCACCGACGCGAGGAAGCCGAGCAGCAGCGCACCGAGTGCGACACCCTGCTCGCCGCCACGCCGGAGGACGCCCAGGCCCATTACTTCCCGAAGCTTGCCGCCATGCGCGATGAGGCCCTGGGCGAACACACCCTCTCCGTGGAGTCCTGCGACAACCGCGAGCGGGAAATGCGCGAGTGGCTGCAAAAGCGCATCGACACCCGTGAATCACGCCTGAAGACCCTGCGCGATCGCATCATCGACGCCATGCGCGGCTTCCAGAACGCCTGGCCGCTGGAGACCCGCGAGGTGGACGTGAGCGTGGACGCCGCCGGCGATTACCGCGCCATGCTGGAGCAGCTCCAGGGGGACGACCTGCCGCGCTTCGAGGCGCGCTTCAAGGAGCTGCTGAACGAGAACACCATCCGCGAGGTGGCGGCCTTCCAGAGTGAGTTGCACCGGCAGCGCCAGGCCATCCGCGAGCGCATCGACACCATCAACCGCTCCCTGCACGAGATCGAGTACAACCGCGGGCGCTATATCAAACTGCTGGCCGAGCCGACCACCGACCCCGACATCCGCGACTTCCAGCAGGAACTGCGAGCCTGTACCGAGGGTGCGATCACCGGCTCCGAGGACGAGCAGTACTCCGAGGCGAAGTTCCTGCAGGTGAAAGCCATCATCGAGCGCTTCCGCGGCCGGGAAGGCACCACGGACGCCGACCAGCGCTGGAGGCGCAAGGTCACCGACGTGCGCAACTGGTTCGCCTTCTCCGCCTCCGAGCGCTGGCGCGAAGACGACACCGAGTACGAACACTACGCCGACTCCGGCGGCAAGTCCGGCGGGCAGAAGGAGAAACTCGCCTACACCGTGCTCGCCGCCAGCCTCGCCTACCAGTTCGGTCTGGAGTGGGGCGAGGAGCGTTCACGCTCGTTCCGCTTCGTGGTCATCGACGAAGCCTTCGGCCGCGGCTCCGACGACTCCGCCCGCTACGGCCTGGAGCTGTTCCAGCGGCTCAACCTGCAGCTTCTCATCGTCACCCCGCTGCAGAAGATCCACATCATCGAGCCGTTTGTGGCCAGCGTCGGCTTCGTCCACAGCAACGACAACAGCGAATCCCTGCTGCGCAACCTCACCATCGAGGAGTACCACGCGGAGAAAGCCGCCCGGCGAGCCGCTCAATGA
- a CDS encoding nucleotidyltransferase domain-containing protein produces the protein MRETLEQPPRLAATVYLFGSWATGTFDGYSDTDLLVLAPDQATATEAQTRLLRIGDDVLALCDADWQSRIASGAPFWSRLSEERLPLVDTRDGERQ, from the coding sequence GTGCGCGAGACCCTGGAACAACCGCCGCGCCTGGCCGCAACCGTCTACCTCTTCGGTTCCTGGGCGACAGGGACCTTCGACGGCTACTCGGATACCGACCTTCTGGTCCTCGCCCCTGATCAAGCGACAGCCACCGAGGCCCAGACTCGGCTTCTGCGAATCGGTGACGACGTGCTCGCACTCTGCGATGCAGACTGGCAAAGCCGCATCGCTTCCGGGGCCCCCTTCTGGAGCCGCCTGTCCGAAGAGCGGTTGCCGCTCGTCGATACACGCGACGGAGAGCGTCAATGA
- a CDS encoding HEPN domain-containing protein gives MTQSRRADKWLSQGVNDARHARYSLSGGFYAQACYSAQQAVEKSLKALMLEAGQELERTHSVLALRRLLQDAGVTIPEDVLSQDEGRLLARMHVETRYPLGDADDAPFELFGETDARQATAIADRVVEFVSDAMDQT, from the coding sequence ATGACGCAATCCCGTCGCGCCGACAAATGGCTCTCGCAGGGGGTCAACGATGCCCGCCACGCCAGATACTCGCTAAGCGGTGGGTTCTACGCGCAGGCGTGCTACAGCGCCCAACAGGCCGTGGAGAAATCCCTGAAGGCCCTGATGCTGGAAGCCGGGCAGGAACTTGAGCGCACCCACTCCGTCCTGGCACTGCGGCGCCTGCTACAGGATGCTGGCGTTACGATCCCGGAGGACGTTCTGTCCCAGGACGAAGGGCGCCTTCTCGCCCGCATGCATGTTGAAACCCGGTACCCGCTGGGTGACGCGGACGATGCGCCCTTCGAGCTATTCGGAGAAACGGACGCCAGGCAGGCCACGGCCATCGCGGACCGTGTCGTGGAGTTCGTCAGCGATGCCATGGACCAAACCTGA